Proteins found in one Gordonia sp. PDNC005 genomic segment:
- a CDS encoding alpha/beta fold hydrolase, which yields MPTVELPAGPIDYTDTGSDGPVIVFGHGLLMDGNLWREVIPLLDGYRCIAPTWPLGAHRRPMHADAALDHAGISRIIADFLDALDLSKVTLVLNDWGGGQFIVSEARHDRIGRLVLASCEAYDNFPPKPARPGVALCRLPGGPSLFMQLTRTPMFRRGRQAYGGLAKRGIDDGLLDAWFAPALRDADIRRDLKKFATGTPSREVLDHWHREVVTFDGPVLLLWATEDRMMPVEHARRMADEFSNAKLVEVDDSWTLLPLDQPERVAVELDLFVTAH from the coding sequence ATGCCGACCGTCGAGCTGCCCGCGGGCCCGATCGACTACACCGACACCGGATCCGACGGTCCGGTGATCGTCTTCGGCCACGGACTGCTCATGGACGGAAATCTCTGGCGTGAGGTGATTCCCCTCCTGGACGGCTACCGGTGCATCGCGCCGACGTGGCCTCTTGGTGCGCACCGCCGTCCTATGCACGCCGACGCGGCACTCGATCACGCGGGAATCTCCCGGATCATCGCCGACTTCCTCGACGCCCTGGATCTGTCGAAGGTGACGCTCGTCCTCAACGATTGGGGCGGAGGACAGTTCATCGTGTCGGAGGCACGTCACGACAGGATCGGCCGACTGGTCCTCGCGTCGTGCGAGGCGTACGACAACTTCCCGCCCAAGCCTGCACGACCGGGCGTTGCACTGTGCCGATTGCCGGGCGGACCCTCCTTGTTCATGCAACTCACGCGGACACCGATGTTCCGTCGAGGAAGACAGGCATACGGCGGCCTTGCGAAGCGGGGGATCGACGACGGTCTGCTCGACGCGTGGTTCGCGCCGGCACTGCGCGACGCCGACATCAGGCGCGATCTCAAGAAGTTCGCGACGGGAACTCCATCGCGCGAAGTGCTCGATCACTGGCACCGTGAAGTCGTCACCTTCGACGGACCGGTGCTGCTGTTGTGGGCGACGGAGGACCGCATGATGCCGGTTGAACACGCGCGGCGGATGGCTGACGAGTTCTCCAATGCGAAGCTCGTCGAGGTCGACGACTCGTGGACCTTGCTGCCGCTTGACCAGCCCGAACGGGTCGCGGTTGAACTCGATCTGTTCGTCACCGCTCACTAG
- a CDS encoding phage holin family protein produces MIRFLLNVGVSLVSSAVALLVCAWLIDGFDLRAQGFVIAVAIFTAVQAVMGPFVFNMARKYASAVLGGIGLVSTLLSLLITSIVGSSLSISGAAAWISSTVLIWLITALGTWGIGFLVVTKWREARSSAKAKDQAIEDALDRRAKK; encoded by the coding sequence ATGATTCGCTTCCTCCTGAACGTCGGGGTCAGTCTCGTCTCGTCGGCCGTCGCACTGCTCGTGTGTGCCTGGCTGATCGACGGTTTCGACCTGAGAGCCCAAGGCTTCGTCATCGCCGTCGCGATCTTCACCGCCGTGCAGGCGGTGATGGGCCCGTTCGTGTTCAACATGGCGCGCAAGTACGCGTCGGCGGTCCTGGGAGGCATCGGCCTCGTCTCGACGCTGCTGTCGTTGCTCATCACGTCGATCGTCGGGAGCTCGCTGAGCATTTCCGGCGCCGCGGCCTGGATCTCGTCGACTGTGCTGATCTGGCTGATCACCGCCCTCGGAACGTGGGGCATCGGGTTCCTGGTCGTCACCAAGTGGCGGGAGGCACGCAGCAGCGCGAAGGCGAAGGACCAGGCGATCGAGGACGCCCTCGACCGTAGGGCCAAGAAGTAG